From Clostridiales bacterium, a single genomic window includes:
- a CDS encoding FMN-binding protein — protein sequence MKKAMSVVLTLIMVAFIATGCGKTKTQQSDSTSGGGTGAYQDGKYKASFDFIDGHGWKPFLEVEVKDKKVVKVNFDYVNPDGQLKTKDEAYNKAMKAQNGTNPAEYSPKLDASLVKAQNGEGVQAVSGATSSSNNFKALATALLAKAAKGDTSETILPMNDTYTAIEKDFDSHGWKAQVSVTYENGKITKVIYEELDKNGKKKSEDTQYNSQMKAQSGTSMVEAAKKLADSFLANNNDPNKVDTVTGATETTAKFKTLVQAAMAMRK from the coding sequence ATGAAAAAGGCAATGTCCGTTGTATTAACGTTAATTATGGTGGCGTTTATTGCAACTGGCTGTGGCAAGACGAAGACTCAACAATCGGATTCAACATCGGGAGGCGGTACCGGCGCTTATCAGGATGGCAAATACAAGGCGTCGTTTGATTTTATCGATGGCCATGGTTGGAAACCATTTCTTGAAGTCGAAGTCAAGGATAAAAAGGTCGTTAAAGTCAACTTTGATTATGTAAACCCGGATGGACAATTAAAGACAAAGGATGAAGCATATAACAAGGCGATGAAGGCACAAAACGGAACAAATCCGGCCGAGTACAGCCCTAAATTGGATGCAAGTCTGGTAAAGGCTCAGAACGGAGAAGGAGTTCAGGCGGTTTCGGGCGCAACCAGTTCTTCAAATAATTTCAAGGCTTTAGCGACGGCGCTGCTTGCGAAAGCTGCCAAGGGCGATACATCAGAGACAATACTGCCTATGAATGATACTTATACAGCGATAGAGAAGGATTTTGATTCGCATGGATGGAAGGCACAGGTATCGGTAACATATGAGAATGGTAAAATTACCAAAGTAATATATGAAGAGCTTGATAAGAACGGGAAGAAAAAGAGCGAAGATACACAATATAACTCCCAAATGAAGGCACAATCAGGCACTTCAATGGTTGAAGCAGCAAAGAAACTGGCGGATTCATTTCTTGCAAACAACAATGATCCGAACAAGGTTGATACTGTAACAGGGGCGACCGAAACAACTGCTAAGTTCAAGACCCTTGTACAGGCAGCTATGGCGATGAGAAAATAA